A single Prevotella sp. E15-22 DNA region contains:
- a CDS encoding glycosyltransferase family 4 protein, translated as MRVLIVNTSEQAGGAAVAANRLMHALNNYGVKAKMLVRQKSTNEITVVGLQGWWRQRWHFLWERLVVLLHLHGNRQRLFELDIANAGTDITRCEEFQEADIIHLHWINQGMLSLGDIKKILRSGKPVVWTMHDIWPATAICHLTLGCSNFRTGCKNCKYLPGGGGNNDLAARVWKRKQAMLAQGNITFVACSKWLEQEAKSSALLRGQTITSIPNPIDLTVFCPGSREEACQAEGLPSDKNLILFVCQRVTNPHKGMQYLIDACKKLAEEKPEMKENTGVVILGGHADEVADALPFPAYPLGYVSDRQRIVRIYRAASMFVLPSLSENLPNTIMEAMACGVPCLGFRVGGIPEEIDHRKNGYVADYQSVDDLAKGIDWILNEADREALSIEAVKKVRHHYATQQVMVRYIEVYQQALAQKHLKL; from the coding sequence ATGAGAGTATTGATAGTAAACACGAGCGAACAGGCGGGTGGGGCAGCCGTTGCAGCCAACCGACTGATGCACGCACTTAATAATTATGGTGTAAAGGCTAAGATGCTGGTACGCCAGAAATCAACCAACGAGATTACGGTGGTGGGACTGCAGGGCTGGTGGCGCCAGCGCTGGCATTTTTTGTGGGAGCGCCTGGTGGTGCTGCTTCATCTGCATGGCAATCGTCAGCGACTGTTCGAGTTGGATATTGCCAATGCGGGCACGGACATCACACGTTGTGAGGAATTCCAGGAGGCCGACATCATTCATCTGCACTGGATTAATCAGGGCATGTTGTCGCTGGGCGACATCAAGAAGATTTTGCGATCGGGCAAGCCGGTGGTGTGGACCATGCACGACATCTGGCCTGCCACAGCTATCTGTCACCTGACGCTGGGATGCAGTAACTTCCGTACTGGCTGTAAAAACTGTAAATACCTGCCTGGCGGTGGGGGCAACAATGACTTGGCAGCGCGTGTGTGGAAGCGTAAGCAAGCCATGCTGGCTCAGGGCAATATTACGTTTGTGGCTTGCAGCAAGTGGCTCGAGCAGGAGGCGAAGAGTAGTGCGTTGTTGCGAGGACAGACCATCACGAGCATTCCTAATCCTATTGACTTAACGGTGTTCTGTCCTGGCAGTCGTGAGGAGGCTTGTCAGGCTGAGGGTTTGCCCTCCGATAAGAACCTGATATTGTTTGTTTGTCAGCGTGTGACGAATCCGCATAAGGGCATGCAGTATCTGATTGATGCCTGCAAGAAGTTGGCCGAGGAGAAGCCTGAGATGAAAGAGAATACGGGTGTGGTGATCCTGGGTGGCCATGCCGACGAGGTGGCCGATGCCTTGCCATTCCCTGCCTATCCTCTGGGGTATGTCAGCGATCGTCAGCGCATTGTACGCATCTATCGCGCAGCCAGCATGTTTGTGCTGCCTTCGCTCAGCGAGAACCTGCCCAACACCATCATGGAGGCCATGGCCTGTGGTGTGCCTTGTCTGGGTTTTCGCGTGGGTGGCATTCCTGAGGAGATTGATCATCGAAAGAATGGCTATGTGGCCGATTATCAGTCGGTTGACGATCTGGCCAAGGGCATCGACTGGATTCTGAACGAGGCCGACCGCGAGGCGTTGAGCATCGAGGCGGTGAAGAAGGTGCGTCATCACTATGCCACGCAGCAGGTGATGGTGCGCTATATTGAAGTCTATCAACAGGCCTTGGCCCAGAAACACTTGAAACTATGA
- a CDS encoding glycosyltransferase family 2 protein, which translates to MIRITVVTITYNAEAVLQRTLQSVLRQTYKGVEHLIIDGASKDGTLKMAEDYKNESDQSDRGHKVIIKSEPDRGIYDAMNKGLMQASGDYIVFMNAGDCFPKDDTLEQVVRRCRLSECPSDELPGVLYGLTDIVDDEGRYLRPRRLQPPSQLNWRSFRHGMLVCHQAFYARTDIARNLPYDVRYRFSADVDWCIRVMRETERMGLPLCNIGMVVANYTEEGATTKNHKASLKERFHVMRRHYGLLTTVAMHAWFVVRSVVRK; encoded by the coding sequence ATGATACGAATAACGGTTGTTACCATTACATATAACGCAGAGGCGGTGCTGCAGCGCACACTGCAGAGTGTGCTTCGTCAGACATACAAGGGCGTGGAGCATCTGATTATTGATGGCGCCTCGAAGGATGGCACGCTGAAGATGGCGGAAGACTATAAGAACGAGTCGGACCAGTCGGACCGTGGCCATAAGGTGATCATCAAGTCGGAACCCGACCGTGGCATTTACGATGCCATGAACAAGGGACTGATGCAGGCCTCAGGCGACTATATCGTGTTTATGAATGCAGGCGACTGCTTTCCTAAGGACGATACCTTGGAGCAGGTGGTGCGCCGCTGCCGACTGAGTGAGTGTCCTTCTGACGAGTTGCCTGGCGTGCTCTATGGACTCACGGACATCGTTGATGACGAGGGACGCTATCTGCGTCCACGCCGACTGCAACCTCCCTCGCAACTCAACTGGCGCTCGTTCCGCCATGGCATGCTGGTGTGTCATCAGGCCTTTTATGCGCGTACGGACATTGCCAGAAACCTGCCGTACGATGTGCGTTATCGCTTCTCGGCCGATGTGGACTGGTGTATCCGTGTGATGCGTGAGACGGAGCGCATGGGACTGCCTCTATGTAATATAGGTATGGTGGTGGCCAACTATACGGAGGAGGGCGCCACCACGAAGAATCATAAGGCTTCGCTCAAGGAGCGTTTCCATGTGATGCGTCGCCATTATGGTTTGTTGACTACTGTGGCCATGCATGCCTGGTTTGTGGTTCGCTC